Proteins found in one Labrenzia sp. VG12 genomic segment:
- a CDS encoding NUDIX hydrolase, protein MTIWRPSSSITVKAMALIWQDDALLLSEIRDDAGRVTGMRPLGGSVEFGEPWRDALQREFLEELGTRITLLDNHFVMENIYEHHGVTGHEIVFLCHAHFTDSSYYRMDTVIYEINDDTMGTAKWITLDELAAKGLDLYPAGLAQKLSPPAPGQKPGRLFS, encoded by the coding sequence ATGACGATCTGGCGCCCGTCCAGTTCCATAACGGTCAAGGCAATGGCCCTGATCTGGCAGGATGACGCCTTGCTCTTGTCTGAAATCCGTGATGACGCCGGCCGGGTGACGGGCATGCGCCCGCTCGGCGGTTCCGTGGAGTTCGGTGAGCCCTGGCGTGACGCACTTCAGCGTGAATTCCTGGAAGAGCTGGGCACGCGGATTACACTGCTCGACAATCACTTCGTGATGGAAAACATCTATGAGCATCACGGTGTCACCGGTCACGAGATCGTTTTCCTGTGCCATGCCCATTTCACGGACAGCAGTTACTACCGCATGGATACCGTCATCTACGAGATCAATGACGATACCATGGGCACGGCAAAGTGGATCACGCTCGATGAGCTTGCTGCCAAGGGACTGGACCTCTACCCGGCGGGGCTTGCGCAAAAACTTTCCCCGCCCGCTCCTGGCCAGAAACCCGGCCGGTTGTTCAGCTGA
- the purB gene encoding adenylosuccinate lyase, with protein sequence MIPRYSRPDMVAIWSPESKFRIWFEIEAHACDALAELGVIPKEAAKTIWEKGGNATFDINRIDEIERETKHDVIAFLTHLAEIVGPDARFVHQGMTSSDVLDTCFNVQLVKATDLLLADMDALLAAIKRRAMEHKDTVCIGRSHGIHAEPVTFGLKMAEAYAEFDRCKTRLLAAREEIATCAISGAVGTFANIDPSVEEHVAKAMGLQAEPVSTQVIPRDRHAMYFATLGVIASSIERVATEVRHLQRTEVLEAEEFFSKGQKGSSAMPHKRNPVLTENLTGLARIVRGYSIPAMENVALWHERDISHSSVERMIGPDATVTLDFALVRLTSVIDKLMVYPERMIGNMDRLGGLVHSQRILLALTQAGSSREDAYRLVQRNAMKVWDSYQVAGSASVDFLSELLADEDVRKYLSEEEIRDRFDLGYHTKNVDVIFERVFGES encoded by the coding sequence ATGATCCCGCGCTATTCCCGTCCCGACATGGTTGCCATCTGGTCGCCGGAATCGAAATTCCGCATCTGGTTCGAGATCGAGGCCCATGCTTGCGACGCGCTGGCGGAACTCGGCGTGATTCCCAAGGAAGCCGCCAAGACGATCTGGGAAAAGGGCGGCAACGCGACTTTCGACATCAACCGCATCGACGAGATCGAGCGGGAAACCAAACACGACGTCATCGCCTTCCTCACCCATCTGGCGGAAATCGTTGGCCCGGATGCGCGTTTCGTACACCAGGGCATGACCTCTTCCGACGTGCTCGACACCTGCTTCAACGTTCAGCTGGTCAAGGCGACCGATCTCCTGCTCGCCGACATGGACGCGCTGCTTGCCGCGATCAAGCGCCGGGCCATGGAACACAAGGACACGGTCTGCATTGGCCGGTCCCACGGCATTCACGCCGAACCGGTCACCTTTGGCCTGAAGATGGCCGAGGCCTATGCCGAGTTCGACCGCTGCAAGACCCGGCTTCTGGCCGCCCGTGAGGAAATCGCCACCTGCGCCATTTCCGGCGCCGTCGGCACCTTCGCCAATATCGATCCGTCCGTTGAAGAGCATGTTGCCAAGGCCATGGGCCTGCAGGCCGAGCCGGTCTCCACCCAGGTGATCCCGCGTGATCGTCATGCCATGTATTTTGCAACGCTCGGCGTGATCGCGTCGTCGATCGAGCGCGTCGCCACCGAAGTCCGCCACCTGCAGCGCACCGAAGTGCTCGAGGCCGAGGAGTTCTTCTCCAAGGGCCAGAAGGGCTCATCGGCCATGCCGCACAAACGCAATCCGGTCTTGACCGAAAATCTCACCGGCCTTGCCCGCATCGTGCGCGGCTATTCCATCCCGGCCATGGAAAACGTGGCGCTGTGGCACGAGCGGGATATTTCCCACTCTTCGGTAGAACGCATGATCGGCCCGGACGCGACCGTCACCCTGGATTTCGCCCTGGTCCGCCTCACCAGCGTCATCGACAAGCTGATGGTCTATCCGGAGCGCATGATCGGCAACATGGACCGTCTCGGCGGCCTGGTGCATTCCCAGCGTATCCTGCTGGCCCTTACCCAGGCCGGGTCGTCCCGCGAAGACGCCTATCGCCTTGTCCAGCGCAATGCCATGAAGGTCTGGGACAGCTACCAGGTGGCCGGCTCCGCATCGGTCGATTTCCTGAGCGAACTTTTGGCGGACGAAGACGTGCGCAAATACCTGTCCGAAGAAGAGATCCGCGACCGCTTCGATCTTGGCTATCACACCAAGAATGTCGATGTGATCTTCGAGCGGGTCTTCGGCGAAAGCTGA
- a CDS encoding metallophosphoesterase, producing MKIAVVSDIHGNVLALEAVLADLRLEAPDLVVNLGDCVSGPLWPEETAAILRETGWPTIRGNHDRIVLDNPIDKMGPTDAFTVERLSEASRDWLSTSQPTIRLTDDIFLCHGTPDNDDRYLTEKVDGPKGHLPDEETLLAELKGEAAPVVCCGHTHIPRVIRLQKTGQILLNPGSVGLPSYEDDHPHRHVMEAGSPHARYATMTNNNGAWNFQEKILTYDWDKAAREAEKNRRPGWARSLQHGFYGPLS from the coding sequence ATGAAAATCGCAGTTGTGTCCGACATTCACGGCAATGTCCTTGCGCTGGAAGCCGTGCTGGCGGATCTCAGGCTGGAAGCCCCGGACCTCGTCGTCAATCTTGGCGACTGCGTGTCCGGCCCGCTCTGGCCGGAGGAAACGGCCGCAATTCTGCGCGAAACCGGCTGGCCGACCATTCGCGGCAATCACGACCGCATTGTGCTGGACAATCCCATCGACAAGATGGGACCGACAGATGCTTTCACAGTCGAGCGCCTGAGTGAGGCGAGCCGGGACTGGCTGTCCACCTCGCAGCCCACAATCCGGCTGACGGACGACATCTTCCTGTGCCACGGCACCCCGGACAACGACGACCGCTACCTGACCGAGAAGGTCGATGGCCCGAAGGGCCACCTGCCGGACGAGGAGACGCTGCTCGCCGAGTTGAAGGGCGAAGCCGCACCTGTCGTCTGCTGTGGCCACACGCACATTCCAAGGGTGATCCGGTTGCAGAAGACCGGTCAGATCCTGCTCAACCCCGGCAGTGTCGGCCTGCCGTCCTACGAGGACGACCATCCGCACCGCCATGTCATGGAAGCCGGCAGCCCTCATGCCCGCTACGCCACCATGACCAACAACAACGGCGCCTGGAACTTTCAGGAAAAAATCCTGACCTACGATTGGGACAAGGCCGCGCGCGAAGCGGAAAAAAACCGACGCCCGGGCTGGGCACGCTCTCTTCAGCACGGGTTCTACGGCCCCCTGTCCTGA
- a CDS encoding BA14K family protein, producing MFNKAFSAAMICGCLALAFTMPVEALPAPKGNLTTTLAKHLPLVKIDQRSGFTSGQAPQRRPQHYLGYRGYPKYRYGYRRYNGWWYPPAAFAFGFNVVPPPYVVVRPPLYLPPPRYAPHLSPVHYQWCDERYRSYRAADNSFQPYKGPRRACLSPYGP from the coding sequence GTGTTCAACAAAGCATTCTCGGCCGCCATGATTTGCGGCTGCCTTGCCCTTGCCTTCACGATGCCGGTTGAAGCGTTGCCAGCACCAAAAGGTAATCTGACCACGACGCTGGCCAAGCATCTGCCACTGGTCAAGATCGACCAACGCAGCGGCTTTACCAGTGGGCAGGCGCCCCAGCGCCGCCCCCAGCACTATCTTGGTTATCGCGGCTATCCCAAATACCGATATGGCTACCGCCGCTACAATGGATGGTGGTATCCGCCGGCCGCCTTTGCCTTTGGCTTCAACGTGGTTCCACCGCCCTATGTTGTGGTGCGTCCGCCGCTCTACCTGCCTCCACCTCGCTATGCACCTCACCTGAGCCCGGTCCACTATCAGTGGTGCGACGAACGGTATCGCTCGTATCGGGCCGCCGACAACAGTTTCCAGCCCTACAAGGGCCCAAGGCGCGCTTGTCTCTCGCCTTATGGTCCCTGA
- a CDS encoding alpha/beta hydrolase, with protein sequence MKISETDILLVPGYGQILPGHWLLRWRDKMPTARIVKQAELHQPERHVWLDTLVAEVEACDKPVVLVAHSLGCILVAHGAHALKDKIHGAYLVAPSDWDRDGLVPEFDGGDFKPVPLQPLPFQTHLVASRNDPYCDYERAQAFSKAWGTTFQDAGEAGHINLESGHGPWPEGLMSFAHFMKRLD encoded by the coding sequence GTGAAAATTTCCGAGACTGACATTCTTCTTGTTCCCGGCTACGGCCAGATTCTCCCGGGACACTGGCTGCTGCGCTGGCGCGACAAGATGCCGACCGCCCGGATCGTCAAGCAGGCCGAGCTGCATCAGCCGGAGCGCCATGTCTGGCTGGACACCCTGGTTGCCGAGGTTGAGGCCTGCGACAAGCCGGTTGTTCTGGTCGCCCACTCCCTGGGCTGCATTCTGGTGGCTCATGGCGCGCATGCTCTGAAGGACAAGATCCACGGCGCCTATCTCGTCGCCCCGTCCGACTGGGACAGGGACGGACTGGTTCCGGAATTTGACGGCGGGGATTTCAAACCGGTGCCGCTGCAGCCCCTGCCCTTCCAGACACATCTGGTCGCCAGCCGCAACGATCCTTATTGCGATTACGAGCGCGCACAGGCCTTTTCAAAGGCCTGGGGCACAACGTTTCAGGATGCAGGCGAAGCCGGCCACATCAATCTGGAAAGCGGGCACGGCCCCTGGCCCGAGGGCCTGATGTCCTTTGCCCATTTCATGAAACGGCTTGACTGA
- a CDS encoding HpcH/HpaI aldolase/citrate lyase family protein, which produces MTDKPFLADKLRSGQAVVTGWSLLSEPMVPELFARAGYEAVTIDLQHGMYDFDDACTTLAAIALGGAHRIARIPVGDNALAGRLVDMGAECLIAPMINSLKEAEEFARAVKYPPEGERSWSPFRAAMLSEQTSDQYLKNANRQTLALAMIETEEAMDALDDILTVDSLDGVFVGPSDLSLTLSKGAALDPNGARTSEACADIAQKTLAAGKLAGIFCLNADKVEEAYHQGFRLMSHGIDTIFLDHSARTCLREVAWLGDVKDGPATGY; this is translated from the coding sequence GTGACCGACAAACCGTTTCTCGCCGACAAATTGCGTTCCGGACAGGCCGTTGTCACTGGCTGGTCGCTCCTGTCCGAGCCGATGGTGCCCGAGTTGTTCGCCCGGGCCGGCTATGAGGCCGTGACCATCGATCTGCAGCACGGCATGTACGATTTTGATGACGCCTGCACCACGCTGGCAGCCATTGCCCTTGGCGGTGCTCACCGCATAGCCCGCATTCCGGTCGGTGACAATGCGCTGGCCGGCCGGCTGGTCGATATGGGCGCGGAATGCCTGATCGCGCCGATGATCAATTCCCTGAAAGAGGCGGAAGAATTTGCAAGGGCCGTCAAGTATCCGCCGGAAGGTGAGCGCAGCTGGTCGCCGTTCCGGGCGGCGATGCTGAGCGAACAGACCAGCGACCAGTATCTGAAAAACGCCAATCGGCAGACCCTGGCGCTGGCGATGATCGAGACTGAGGAGGCCATGGACGCGCTGGACGACATCCTGACCGTCGACAGTCTGGACGGCGTCTTTGTCGGGCCGAGCGATCTGTCCCTGACCCTGTCTAAAGGCGCGGCGCTTGATCCCAATGGAGCGCGGACCTCGGAAGCCTGCGCGGATATTGCCCAAAAGACCCTGGCAGCCGGCAAGCTGGCCGGCATCTTCTGTCTGAACGCCGACAAGGTCGAGGAAGCCTATCACCAGGGCTTTCGCCTGATGTCGCATGGCATCGACACCATTTTCCTGGATCATTCCGCCCGGACATGCCTCAGGGAAGTCGCCTGGCTTGGAGACGTCAAGGATGGCCCGGCAACGGGGTATTGA
- a CDS encoding DUF1476 domain-containing protein has translation MSTFDKREQGFENKFAHDEELRFKANARRNKLLGLWAAGLLGYEGDKAEEYAKEVVRADFEEPGDEDVFRKLREDFDKNNVEQSDHQIRRNMEELMATAVEQLQNEG, from the coding sequence ATGAGCACATTCGACAAGCGCGAGCAGGGATTTGAAAACAAGTTTGCGCATGACGAGGAGCTGCGGTTCAAGGCAAACGCCCGGCGCAACAAGCTGCTGGGCCTGTGGGCTGCCGGGCTTCTTGGGTATGAGGGCGACAAGGCCGAGGAATATGCCAAGGAAGTGGTTCGCGCCGACTTCGAAGAGCCGGGCGACGAAGACGTCTTCCGCAAGCTGCGCGAAGATTTCGACAAAAACAATGTCGAACAGTCCGACCACCAGATTCGCCGCAACATGGAAGAATTGATGGCGACCGCCGTCGAGCAGCTTCAGAACGAAGGCTGA
- the purC gene encoding phosphoribosylaminoimidazolesuccinocarboxamide synthase: MNRRRRIYEGKGKILYEGPEPGTLVQHFKDDATAFNNKKHEIVDGKGVLNNRISEFVFNHLNAIGIPTHFIRRLNMREQLIREVEIIPLEVVVRNVAAGSIAKRLGLEEGTQLPRSIIEFYYKNDELDDPMVAEEHITAFGWATPQELDDMMALAIRVNDFLSGLFLGVGIRLVDFKIECGRLFEGDMMRIVIADEISPDSCRLWDIETNDKMDKDRFRRDLGGMLEAYQEVAKRLGIMLGSERPVGSGPTLVK; this comes from the coding sequence ATGAACCGCCGCCGGCGCATTTACGAGGGTAAAGGCAAGATCCTTTACGAAGGTCCGGAACCGGGAACCCTGGTTCAACACTTCAAGGACGACGCGACCGCCTTCAACAACAAGAAGCACGAGATCGTTGACGGCAAGGGCGTGCTCAACAATCGCATCTCCGAATTCGTCTTCAATCATCTCAATGCCATTGGCATTCCGACCCATTTCATCCGCCGCCTCAACATGCGCGAGCAGCTGATCCGGGAAGTCGAGATCATTCCGCTGGAAGTCGTGGTGCGCAATGTCGCCGCCGGCTCCATCGCCAAGCGGCTCGGCCTGGAAGAAGGCACGCAGTTGCCACGCTCCATCATCGAGTTCTATTACAAGAACGACGAGCTCGACGATCCGATGGTCGCCGAAGAGCACATCACCGCGTTTGGCTGGGCAACACCTCAGGAGCTCGACGACATGATGGCCCTTGCCATCCGCGTCAACGACTTCCTGTCCGGCCTGTTCCTGGGTGTCGGCATCCGCCTGGTCGATTTCAAGATCGAATGCGGCCGTCTGTTCGAGGGCGACATGATGCGCATCGTGATTGCGGACGAGATTTCGCCGGACAGCTGCCGTCTGTGGGACATCGAGACCAACGACAAGATGGACAAGGACCGCTTCCGCCGCGATCTGGGCGGTATGCTGGAAGCTTACCAGGAAGTCGCCAAGCGCCTCGGCATCATGCTCGGCAGCGAACGGCCCGTAGGGTCGGGTCCGACCCTGGTGAAGTAA
- the purS gene encoding phosphoribosylformylglycinamidine synthase subunit PurS: protein MKARVIVTLKNGVLDPQGKAIEGALGGLGFGDVGSVRQGKVFDVELTGSDEAAAKAELEQMCEKLLANTVIENYAIEIA, encoded by the coding sequence ATGAAAGCACGCGTCATCGTCACCTTGAAAAACGGTGTGCTCGATCCTCAGGGGAAAGCCATTGAAGGCGCGCTTGGCGGCCTCGGATTTGGCGATGTCGGTTCCGTCCGTCAGGGCAAGGTGTTCGATGTCGAGCTGACCGGTTCCGATGAAGCGGCTGCCAAGGCCGAGCTGGAGCAGATGTGCGAAAAGCTGCTCGCCAACACCGTTATTGAGAACTACGCCATCGAGATCGCCTGA
- a CDS encoding phosphoribosylformylglycinamidine synthase-associated small membrane protein: MDEDARKAVTFLALKAAIFILVPALAALLAVFFLL, from the coding sequence ATGGATGAAGACGCCCGCAAGGCGGTGACTTTTCTGGCCCTCAAAGCGGCCATCTTCATCCTTGTGCCAGCCCTTGCAGCTCTTCTTGCCGTTTTCTTCCTGCTCTGA
- the purQ gene encoding phosphoribosylformylglycinamidine synthase subunit PurQ, translated as MKTAVIVFPGSNRDRDMFHALELITGTRPQSVWHTESTLPDVDLVVVPGGFSYGDYLRSGAIAARSPILKDLVAKADSGVSVLGVCNGFQILTEAGLLPGALMRNADLHFVCKEVMMETVNTATRFSSKFEKGQVWRCPVAHHDGNYFADEDTLKRIEDNGQVVFRYANGTNPNGSINDIAGIMNDKGNVLGMMPHPENLVEPLHGGLDGRTLFESLADAA; from the coding sequence ATGAAAACCGCTGTTATCGTTTTCCCAGGCTCCAACCGCGACCGAGACATGTTCCACGCCCTGGAACTGATCACCGGAACCCGGCCACAGAGTGTCTGGCACACGGAAAGCACGTTGCCCGATGTCGATCTGGTGGTGGTGCCTGGCGGGTTTTCCTATGGCGACTACCTGCGCTCCGGTGCGATCGCCGCGCGCTCGCCAATCCTGAAGGACCTGGTGGCCAAGGCCGACAGCGGCGTGTCGGTCTTGGGCGTCTGCAACGGTTTCCAGATCCTGACCGAAGCCGGCCTGTTGCCCGGTGCGCTGATGCGCAACGCCGATCTTCACTTCGTCTGCAAGGAAGTGATGATGGAAACGGTCAACACGGCAACCCGCTTCTCCTCCAAATTCGAGAAGGGCCAGGTCTGGCGCTGCCCGGTCGCCCATCACGACGGTAATTATTTCGCCGACGAAGACACGCTCAAGCGGATCGAGGACAACGGCCAGGTCGTATTCCGGTATGCCAACGGCACCAATCCGAACGGCTCGATCAACGACATTGCCGGCATCATGAACGACAAGGGCAATGTGCTCGGCATGATGCCGCATCCGGAAAACCTGGTCGAACCGCTGCATGGCGGCCTCGACGGCCGGACCCTGTTCGAAAGCCTTGCCGACGCGGCCTGA
- a CDS encoding DUF2164 domain-containing protein, producing the protein MTELKLEKDVRTRLAQQIKRYLDEDLDIDIGNMDAELLMDFLTPTLGAHFYNLGLKDAQALFARKADDINDELYALERRIDERG; encoded by the coding sequence ATGACGGAACTCAAACTCGAAAAGGACGTCCGAACCCGCCTCGCCCAGCAGATCAAGCGTTATCTGGACGAAGACCTGGACATCGATATCGGCAACATGGATGCCGAGTTGCTGATGGATTTCCTCACGCCGACCCTCGGTGCGCATTTCTACAATCTCGGCCTGAAGGACGCCCAGGCGCTGTTCGCACGCAAGGCCGACGATATCAATGACGAGCTTTATGCCCTGGAGCGCCGTATCGACGAGCGCGGTTAG
- a CDS encoding AraC family transcriptional regulator has translation MQVPYRTSFNGKLDRLSSLIDRLRVHVANTLAGGTELDTANFRIYKSDDEALRLVFCPLRQDGIGDCADVAPGERETTLVAARITISGIGRQLINALPDCISVPLAEEPYLNAVVTPLIEEVTQPRCGGQAVFQRLCEVVVIRLLRHAMEEGKADTGLLNGLAHPRIAAALVAIHEAPGEAWTLEKLATAAGMSRTQFAVTFKDLVGITPMGYLSNWRLDIARAELEAGRQVKAVATLCGFASPAAFSRAFSRRFGYSPKKRPVEAA, from the coding sequence ATGCAGGTTCCCTATCGCACATCCTTCAATGGCAAACTGGATCGGCTGTCTTCCCTGATTGACCGGCTGCGCGTTCATGTGGCCAATACGCTTGCTGGTGGCACCGAGTTGGATACGGCCAATTTCCGGATCTACAAGTCTGACGACGAGGCATTGCGCCTTGTTTTCTGTCCGTTGCGGCAGGATGGTATCGGTGATTGTGCCGATGTTGCGCCTGGCGAGCGGGAAACGACACTTGTTGCCGCGCGGATCACCATTTCAGGCATTGGCCGCCAGCTGATCAACGCGCTGCCGGACTGCATTTCCGTGCCGCTTGCCGAAGAGCCCTATCTGAACGCGGTGGTGACGCCCCTGATCGAGGAAGTGACGCAGCCGCGCTGCGGCGGACAGGCGGTGTTCCAGCGCCTGTGTGAAGTGGTGGTGATCCGCCTCCTGCGGCACGCAATGGAGGAGGGTAAGGCGGATACGGGTCTGCTGAACGGGCTCGCGCATCCGAGGATTGCCGCCGCGCTGGTCGCGATTCACGAGGCACCTGGCGAGGCCTGGACCCTTGAAAAACTGGCGACTGCGGCCGGCATGTCGCGCACGCAGTTTGCGGTCACCTTCAAGGATCTCGTCGGGATCACGCCGATGGGCTACCTGTCGAACTGGCGACTGGACATTGCACGCGCGGAGCTGGAAGCCGGGCGTCAGGTCAAGGCCGTTGCAACCTTGTGCGGCTTTGCCAGTCCGGCGGCTTTCTCCCGCGCCTTCTCCCGCCGGTTCGGCTATTCGCCCAAGAAGCGGCCGGTTGAAGCTGCGTGA
- a CDS encoding peroxiredoxin-like family protein yields MLVPRQSVPALTVETLDNGTFDLSGDGADFATLVVFYRGLHCPICATYLKELGRLSEDFAAKGVKTIAISSDDQDRARKMADKVAQPGLRFGYGLPLTVARDWGLFISTSRGTTSIGIEEPALFSEPGVFLVKPDGTLYFASVQTMPFVRPHFQEMVGALDFVQKNDYPARGEYTGAV; encoded by the coding sequence ATGCTTGTTCCCCGCCAGTCGGTTCCCGCGCTGACCGTCGAAACGCTCGACAACGGAACCTTCGACCTGTCCGGCGATGGTGCGGATTTCGCAACGCTGGTCGTGTTCTATCGCGGCCTGCATTGTCCGATCTGCGCCACCTATCTGAAGGAACTCGGCCGTCTTAGCGAGGATTTCGCCGCCAAGGGCGTGAAGACAATCGCGATTTCCTCCGATGACCAGGACCGCGCTCGGAAGATGGCCGACAAGGTTGCCCAGCCTGGCCTGCGCTTCGGGTACGGTCTGCCACTGACGGTCGCACGAGACTGGGGGCTGTTCATTTCTACCAGCCGGGGCACGACATCCATCGGAATCGAGGAACCGGCGCTCTTTTCCGAACCGGGTGTGTTCCTGGTCAAGCCGGACGGAACGCTCTATTTCGCCTCTGTCCAGACAATGCCGTTTGTGCGCCCGCATTTCCAGGAGATGGTCGGCGCCCTCGATTTTGTCCAGAAAAACGACTATCCGGCCCGCGGCGAATATACCGGCGCGGTCTGA
- a CDS encoding DUF1127 domain-containing protein: MSAIHTLTGAPSAPSSFLSEIRSQLFLFLRARRTRLDLLELSDHQLDDLGLSREAARQEAQRPFWDIGGRREGRS, translated from the coding sequence ATGAGTGCAATACACACGCTGACTGGCGCGCCAAGCGCCCCTTCAAGCTTCTTGTCGGAGATCAGGAGCCAATTGTTCCTGTTCCTGCGGGCAAGGCGGACGCGGCTGGATCTCCTGGAACTGAGTGATCACCAACTGGATGATCTCGGCCTCAGTCGGGAAGCGGCGCGCCAGGAAGCGCAGCGTCCGTTCTGGGACATTGGCGGCCGGCGCGAGGGCCGGTCTTGA
- a CDS encoding PLP-dependent aminotransferase family protein, with product MTNWHPEIPDGQGPLYIRLADRIGEDIATGALAAGAKLPPQRDLAYDLGVTVGTIGRAYAVIRQRGLVSGEVGRGTFVLGSAPEPTLEEDTKPDLDRPPHAPAGSASRATSWLQGAMAAPRDTAFAGTRISVPSPEAIRFDSTSAPEIGQAEAICNLTAEITREAAYEIASYTRTVPDSWRQAGRIWLSRAGWEPSEGSIVPTTGAQAAIMAIIAATTAPGDQVAFEDLTYSSIARGAALSGRRPIQVARDDEGPLPDDLARVCAQKHPKLMFLMPSMHNPTVRIMSARRRQEIADVARQHNLWIIEDEVYGSLRETDVLPIAALAPERTFHVGSLSKSVTAGVRGGWVSSPLSHAQRVYTAHKMLTGGISFLLSELSARLVLSGAAEDFRKKILAEIAARHTLVQAHLGKYEMESAPDAPFLWLKLPEPWLSGTFKAAAASENVLIDDEDEFKAGRSGKVYHRVRIGITNPRSREETAKGLQVLQDLLEDNCVCYDSFE from the coding sequence ATGACAAATTGGCACCCAGAAATCCCGGACGGCCAGGGACCGCTCTATATCCGCCTTGCCGACCGGATCGGTGAAGACATTGCGACCGGCGCACTTGCGGCGGGCGCGAAGCTGCCGCCGCAACGCGACCTCGCCTATGATCTCGGCGTCACCGTCGGCACGATCGGACGCGCTTACGCGGTGATCCGGCAAAGAGGTCTGGTCAGCGGTGAAGTCGGCCGCGGCACCTTTGTGCTTGGCAGTGCGCCGGAGCCGACGCTCGAGGAAGACACCAAGCCGGATCTGGACAGGCCGCCGCACGCACCAGCCGGCAGCGCTTCCCGGGCGACATCCTGGCTGCAGGGTGCCATGGCCGCTCCGAGAGACACGGCCTTCGCCGGCACCCGGATCTCGGTCCCCTCCCCGGAAGCCATCCGTTTCGACAGCACCTCCGCGCCGGAAATCGGCCAGGCCGAGGCAATCTGCAATCTGACGGCGGAGATCACGCGGGAGGCAGCCTACGAAATTGCCAGCTATACCCGCACGGTGCCGGACAGCTGGCGGCAGGCGGGCCGCATCTGGCTGTCCCGTGCCGGCTGGGAACCGTCGGAAGGCAGCATTGTGCCGACAACCGGCGCCCAGGCCGCCATCATGGCCATCATTGCCGCAACAACGGCGCCCGGAGACCAGGTCGCATTCGAGGACCTCACCTACAGCTCAATTGCCCGCGGCGCGGCGCTTAGCGGCCGGCGGCCGATCCAGGTCGCCCGGGACGATGAGGGACCCTTGCCGGACGATCTGGCGCGGGTCTGCGCGCAAAAACACCCGAAGCTGATGTTTTTAATGCCGAGCATGCACAATCCGACCGTGCGCATCATGAGCGCCAGGCGTCGGCAGGAGATTGCCGACGTGGCCCGTCAGCACAATCTCTGGATCATCGAGGACGAAGTCTACGGCTCCTTGCGAGAAACGGACGTTCTGCCGATAGCCGCACTCGCCCCGGAACGCACCTTCCATGTCGGCTCCCTGTCAAAGTCGGTGACCGCAGGCGTGCGTGGCGGCTGGGTCTCCAGCCCCCTCTCCCATGCCCAGCGGGTCTATACCGCGCACAAGATGCTGACCGGCGGCATTTCCTTTCTGCTGTCGGAACTCTCCGCCCGCCTGGTTCTGTCCGGTGCCGCTGAGGATTTCCGCAAGAAGATCCTGGCTGAAATTGCGGCGCGCCACACTCTGGTCCAGGCGCATCTCGGCAAATACGAGATGGAATCAGCGCCGGACGCGCCGTTCCTCTGGCTCAAGCTGCCCGAACCCTGGCTCTCTGGCACCTTCAAGGCCGCCGCCGCCTCTGAAAACGTGCTCATCGACGACGAGGACGAATTCAAGGCGGGGCGCTCCGGCAAGGTCTATCATCGGGTGCGCATCGGTATCACCAACCCGCGCAGCCGCGAGGAAACCGCCAAGGGCCTTCAGGTTCTGCAGGATCTGCTGGAAGACAATTGTGTCTGTTACGACAGTTTCGAATAG